A portion of the Drosophila sechellia strain sech25 chromosome 2R, ASM438219v1, whole genome shotgun sequence genome contains these proteins:
- the LOC116800506 gene encoding uncharacterized protein LOC116800506: protein MRSATVLLVAIAVLLVSGYEAAVARGVFKDPAHPGKCVIEGLVLEKGQSARHPQRCERIICGENSAAEVHTCGAYGLPPGKKFGKYVTPNADYPDCCNREIINQ, encoded by the exons ATGCGTTCAGCTACCGTGCTACTTGTGGCAATCGCCGTTCTCCTAGTTTCGGGATACGAAGCTGCCGTTGCCCGGGGCGTCTTCAAGGATCCAGCCCATCCTGGAAAGTGTGTTATCGAGGGTTTGGTTCTCGAAAAAGGTCAGAGTGCACGCCACCCACAGAGGTGTGAGCGAATCATATGCGGAGAAAATAGTGCGGCGGAGGTACACAC ATGTGGTGCCTATGGACTTCCTCCCGGGAAGAAGTTTGGAAAGTACGTTACCCCAAACGCAGATTACCCTGATTGCTGTAATCGAGAGATTATAAACCAGTAA